Sequence from the Clupea harengus chromosome 20, Ch_v2.0.2, whole genome shotgun sequence genome:
CCTCTGTCTCTCGCGGTCGCTCTTGATCTTGAATGGTTTGTTTTGTTGCGGTCAGGGCGTCGCTGTGCCTCTCCTTGAGAGGACTGTGGTGGTCGTCACCTTGCACGAGGGGTCCAACATCTGTTTGTGAGTTCTCCGTTGGGGAGCTGCACTCCGTGTCCAGTGACCTCTGTGGCGGAGGAGGCATGAGGTCAAAGTTCAAGAACGCCTGAGGAGGTGTGCAGGATGAGGATGCCGAGTCTTGCGGCCTCATGTCCTGGCCAAGTGATGACACGTCTGTTTCTTCTTTGTCGTCTTCACTCTTCTCCACATCCTCCCCGTCAGgctgcccctcctcctctggtCTGCTGCACGCTTGCACTCCGTCTTCCTGTTCACCTCGGTCTGTATGCAAGTCATCTTTGTTTGAAACCTCTTTGCGGGTAACTGTAACTAGTTTCATTTCTGTCTGTCCAACCTCTTCACTCTCACCCTGTGATGTTTGTGCTTTTTCCTCCTCTTGCCCCTGCTCTGTCTGCCCTTCCCATTCCTCTTGACCAGTGCTCATCTGGACCTCTTGACCCGTGCTCATCTGGACCTCTTGACCCGTGTTCATCTGGACCTCTTGACCCGTGCTCATCTGGACCTCTTGTACGTCTGGACTGTGACGTGTTTCATCTTTGTCCATCTGCGACTGCATTTTCTCTTGTTTATCTTTCAAAGTCTGCATTCCGTCTTCTTCCGTAACTACCCTCGTATCTTCCTCCTGATCATTCTTGACCGTCTGCATTTCCTCGTCTGGCCGGTCCTCTGCTGCCctcatggcctctctctctttgtcttttacAGTCTGCATTTCCTCGTCTTCTTTCATTTTCACGGTCTGTGTTTCCTCTTCCAGTTTATCCTTCAGTATCGGAATTTCTTCTCCATCTTGTTCCTCCTCTATCTGCACTTCCTTCTCCTGTTTATGCTTCAGTGTTTGTATTTCATTATCCAGTTTAGCTTTCTCTGTTTGTATTTCGTTATCCAGTTTCGCTTTCTCTGTTTGTATTTCCCAATGTTGTTTATCCGTCTTTGCCTGTGTTTCCTCTTCTTGACCATGCTTCACTGTCtgactctcctcctctggtgaaCCCTTTTGGTGtagtcctcctctttcttcctctggtgAACCC
This genomic interval carries:
- the LOC116217983 gene encoding RE1-silencing transcription factor-like → MKEDEEMQTVKDKEREAMRAAEDRPDEEMQTVKNDQEEDTRVVTEEDGMQTLKDKQEKMQSQMDKDETRHSPDVQEVQMSTGQEVQMNTGQEVQMSTGQEVQMSTGQEEWEGQTEQGQEEEKAQTSQGESEEVGQTEMKLVTVTRKEVSNKDDLHTDRGEQEDGVQACSRPEEEGQPDGEDVEKSEDDKEETDVSSLGQDMRPQDSASSSCTPPQAFLNFDLMPPPPQRSLDTECSSPTENSQTDVGPLVQGDDHHSPLKERHSDALTATKQTIQDQERPRETEVMTEDTDAMEGHSKSTDQETREHMGEIESRKNLQEEASVNTPTTTAQERSAHHFPADHS